The Microbacterium sulfonylureivorans sequence CCAGCGACGAAGGCGCCGAAACGGCCGACAGGATCGGGATGCCCGCCATCACCGCCTTCTGGACGAGCTCGAAGCTCGCTCGACCCGACACCTGCAGCACCGTGCCGGTCAGCGGCAGCCGGTCATCGAGCAGCGCCCAGCCGACGACCTTGTCGACGGCGTTGTGGCGTCCGACATCCTCCCGCACGACGAGGAGCTCGCCGGTCGCGGCGTCGAACAGGGCGGCCGCATGCAGCCCGCCCGTCTTGCCGAACCCCGCCTGCTCCGCCAGGAGTCGATCCGGCAGCGAAAGCAGGTCGGCCGCGGCGATGGTCGCGGCATCCGTCGCCACGTCGTACGACGACACGGTCTCGACCGCGTCGATCGACGCCTTGCCGCAGAGCCCGCACGAGCTCGTCGTGTAGAAGCTGCGTGCGAGGTCGGGGGCGGGAAGCGCGACGCCCGGCGCGAGCGCCACGTCGAGCACGTTGTAGGTGTTCTCGGCCGAGGTCGGGGCACCGAGGAGGCTGGTCGCCCCGGCTGGGATCGGTGCGGTGCCGGGGCCGCCGCAGTGGATCGCCGCACGGAACTGATCGCCGCGGGCGATGACGCCTTCCGACACGAGGAACCCCGCAGCGAGCTCGACGTCGTGCCCGGGCGTGCGCATGGTGATCGCCAACGGCGCGCCCGCGATCCGGATCTCGAGGGGCTCCTCGACGGCGAGGGTGTCGCTGCGCCGGCGCTGCGTCGTGCCGTCGGCACCGAGGACCACCTTCACGACGGGGCGATGGACGGTGAGCCTGCCCACGGCCTCAGCCGCCGATCGCGTTCATGCCGCGCACGGGCTGGAGGAAGCTCGGGTCGTTGATCGCGTGACCGGGGAGCTTTCCGCGGACGCAGGAGCGCAGCATCCGGTCGATGTCGACGTCGAGCCCGGCAGCCGGGTCGGCGCGGAGGACCGGGAGCAGGTCGTACTCGGTCGTCGAGAAGAGGCAGTTGCGCAGCTGTCCGTCGGCGGTGAGTCGCAGCCGGTCGCAGTCGCCGCAGAACGGGGCGGTGACCGACGCGATGACGCCCACGGTGTGCGGGCCGCCGTCGAGGAGCCACCGGGCCGCCGGCGCGCCGCCGCGCCCGGGAACGGGCTCGAGCGACCACCGCGACGAGAGCGTGGCCAGAATCTCGTCCTGCGTGACCATGCGCGAGCGGTCCCACGTGTGCCCGGCGTCGAGCGGCATCTGCTCGATGAACCGCAT is a genomic window containing:
- the fdhD gene encoding formate dehydrogenase accessory sulfurtransferase FdhD, producing MGRLTVHRPVVKVVLGADGTTQRRRSDTLAVEEPLEIRIAGAPLAITMRTPGHDVELAAGFLVSEGVIARGDQFRAAIHCGGPGTAPIPAGATSLLGAPTSAENTYNVLDVALAPGVALPAPDLARSFYTTSSCGLCGKASIDAVETVSSYDVATDAATIAAADLLSLPDRLLAEQAGFGKTGGLHAAALFDAATGELLVVREDVGRHNAVDKVVGWALLDDRLPLTGTVLQVSGRASFELVQKAVMAGIPILSAVSAPSSLAVELAEASGLTLAGFVRGASMNLYARADRVLTGS